GGCCAAATACCTCACATGAAGCTTCCTCTTCAGCAACCCTGACCAATTCCTCGATCGCCATCGGCTGACGCAAACGCGCCTCCAGGGTGATGTGTGAGCGCTGGTTGTGAGCGCCGTAAGCAGAGATCTTCTTCGAGCAAGGGCACAGGCTGGTCACCGGCGCGACCACGCGCAAGCTCAGGCGGGCAGGCTCGCCGCAACGCTGCTCGAGGATCAGCGTCGTATCGTAATCAAGCAGACTTGAAACGCCGGACACCGGGGCCGACTTGCGAATGAACCAGGGGAAGGCCAGTTCGATCCGCCCGCTTTGCGCTTCCAGACGGCGCAGCATGTCGGCGAGCAACGCAAAAAGGCCATCCTGGGTCAGTGGACCGTCCTGCGCCTCGATCAACGCAACGAAACGCGACATGTGGGTTCCCTTGACCTCCGGCGGCAGGCCGACGGTCAGGGCCATGGTCGCCACGGTTGCCTGCACGACACCTTCTGCCGTTTCGAGCTGCAGCGGATAGCGCATTCCCTTGATGCCGACCTGCTGGATGGCAAGACTGCGGGTGTCGGCAAAGGCCTGCACATCGGGCAGGAAAAAATGATCGGGAGCATTCATCGCGGTTTCTCCTGCAGCGGCTTATTTGAGGAATTCATCAATCTTGGCGAGCAGCGCCTTGCTGTCCGGCCGGGTCATGCTGCCGAATGCAACGACCTGGGTGGCATCGCGATTGATCAGGTATTTGTGGAAGTTCCAGCGCGGCCGGCTGTCAGTGATCTGGGCCAGCTGCAGATAGAACGGATTCGCCTCTTTTCCCTTGACCGTGCTCTTGGCCACCATCGGAAACTGGACGCCGTAGGTCAGGCGGCAAAAATCGGCGATTTCCTTGCTGTTGCCGGGCTCCTGGTCGCCAAAGTCATTGGAAGGAAAGCCCAGCACCACCAGCCCCTTGTCCTTGAGGCGTGCATAGAGCTTCTCCAGACCGTCGTACTGCGAAGTAAAACCGCAGTAGCTCGCCGTATTGACGACCAGGATGACCTTGCCCTGATATTGGCAAAGAGGCATCGGCTTGCCGTCGAGCAAATTGGCAAAGCTGTGATTGAGCAGAGCCGGACACTCGCCAGCAAGTGCTGGCGGTACAACACCGAGGGAAAGCAGGCCGGCGATGCCGAACAAGCGCTTGATCCGGGAAATCATGTCCAACTCCTTTGCTGTTTGTCCTAGACAAATAGAACGTTTGTCCGTAAGATAACCAGCAAAAGTTTGCTTGTCAACGGTTTGTCGAACATTTGTACTGGACAAATATGAACACCATCAATTTCAGCATCGCCGCTGTTGAACGCGACACCGGGCTATCCAAGGATGTGTTGCGCATGTGGGAACGGCGCTATGGCTTCCCCAACCCGGGCCGTGACGCTAACGGCGAGCGGCTTTATCCGGCTGCCCAGGTTGAACGGCTGAGCGCGATCAAACGCCTGATGGATCAGGGACATCGACCAGGAAAGCTGATGCTTGCATCAACCGAAGAGCTGGCACTACTGGCACCGAAAGCCGGGAAAAGCAGCCTGAAAAAAGCCGGTGGTGGCGCAGATGAGCTAGAGGACTTACTCACGCTGATCAAACAACACGATGCAAGCGGCTATCAACAAGCGATGCAGCAGCGACTCGCCAGGCAAGGATTCCAGTTGTTTGTCCAGGACACGATTGCCCCGTTGACGACCGCCGTTGGCCAGGCTTGGGAAGAAGGCAGATTTGAGGTTTTCGAAGAGCACCTATTCACCGAACTGACCAAACGCCTTCTGCGCCAGGCAATTTCAACCCTGCCCGGAGGCAAGCGCAGCCCGCGTATCCTGCTGACCAGCGTCGCGGATGAACAGCATGTCCTCGGCTTGTTGATGGCAGAAGGACTTTTCTCGCTGGAAGGCGCCGAATGCATCCCGCTCGGCACCCAGATGCCATTGCTCGAGATTTGCCGGGCGGCGATAGCCCATCGTGCCGACGTTGTCGCACTGTCCTTCTCGATCGCCTTCCCGCAACGCCAGATTCCCGGACTGCTGCAACAACTGCGGCAGATCCTGCCGGAAACGACCGCACTCTGGGTGGGTGGCGGCGGCGTCAGCAAACTTGGCAAGATGGAAGGAGTCCGGGTTCTCACCACCCTCGATGCGGCGATGAACGCCGTAACTGACTGGCGCGCTGACAAAAGCCTCTGAACCGCCAAAAAGCCATTAAAAACAAGGCCTCCTTTGCCCGGGATGGCTCGCACCCCTGACTTCCGCAATTTACCCCGGTAGACGCGCAAAAGCCCCGCTAGCTTGTGCTAGGGGGGCTTTTGAAATGGGAGCCTGGCGGTGACCTACTTTCGCGAGCGAAATACTCACTATCATCGGCGCTTTGCTGTTTCACGGTCCTGTTCGGGAAGGGAAGGGGTGGGTCCAGCAGGCTATTGCCGCCAAGCGTAACTTGTGTGCTGCGTCGCATTGCTGCGCCGAAGCAAAATTGGGAGAGAAGGTTGATTGTTGTGACTGCTATGAGTGTTGCTTGCAGTGTATTACAAGGTTATAGGATCAAGCCGTACGGGCAATTAGTATCAGTTAGCTTAACGCATTACTGCGCTTCCACACCTGACCTATCAACGTCGTGGTCTTCGACGACCCTTTAAGGAGTTCAAGACTCCGGGAAATCTCATCTTAAGGCGAGTTTCACGCTTAGATGCTTTCAGCGTTTATCTCTTCCGAACATAGCTACCCGGCGATACGACTGGCGTCATAACCGGTACACCAGAGGTTCGTCCACTCCGGTCCTCTCGTACTAGGAGCAGCCCCCTTCAAATTTCCAGCGCCCACGGCAGATAGGGACCAAACTGTCTCACGACGTTTTAAACCCAGCTCACGTACCTCTTTAAATGGCGAACAGCCATACCCTTGGGACCGGCTACAGCCCCAGGATGAGATGAGCCGACATCGAGGTGCCAAACACCGCCGTCGATATGAACTCTTGGGCGGTATCAGCCTGTTATCCCCAGAGTACCTTTTATCCGTTGAGCGATGGCCCTTCCATACAGAACCACCGGATCACTATGACCTGCTTTCGCACCTGCTCGACTTGTGGGTCTCGCAGTCAAGCACGCTTTTGCCATTGCACTTTATGGACGATGTCCGACCGTCCTAAGCGTACCTTCGTACTCCTCCGTTACCTTTTGGGAGGAGACCGCCCCAGTCAAACTGCCCACCATGCACGGTCCCCGATCCGGATTCACGGATCAAGGTTAGAACCTCAAATAAATCAGGGTGGTATTTCAAGGTTGGCTCCACCGAAACTAGCGTCCCGGTTTCACAGCCTCCCACCTATCCTACACAGACCGATTCAAAGTCCAATGCAAAGCTACAGTAAAGGTTCATGGGGTCTTTCCGTCTTGCCGCGGGGAGATTGCATCTTCACAAACATTTCAACTTCGCTGAGTCTCAGGAGGAGACAGTGTGGCCATCGTTACGCCATTCGTGCAGGTCGGAACTTACCCGACAAGGAATTTCGCTACCTTAGGACCGTTATAGTTACGGCCGCCGTTTACCGGGGCTTCGATCAAGAGCTTGCACCCCATCACTTAACCTTCCGGCACCGGGCAGGCGTCACACCCTATACGTCCACTTTCGTGTTTGCAGAGTGCTGTGTTTTTATTAAACAGTCGCAGCCACCATTTCACTGCAACCCCATCGGGCTTTCGTCGCGAGGACTTATACCCTACCGGGGCACACCTTCTCCCGAAGTTACGGTGTTAATTTGCCGAGTTCCTTCTCCTGAGTTCTCTCAAGCGCCTTAGA
The DNA window shown above is from Quatrionicoccus australiensis and carries:
- the folE2 gene encoding GTP cyclohydrolase FolE2 — protein: MNAPDHFFLPDVQAFADTRSLAIQQVGIKGMRYPLQLETAEGVVQATVATMALTVGLPPEVKGTHMSRFVALIEAQDGPLTQDGLFALLADMLRRLEAQSGRIELAFPWFIRKSAPVSGVSSLLDYDTTLILEQRCGEPARLSLRVVAPVTSLCPCSKKISAYGAHNQRSHITLEARLRQPMAIEELVRVAEEEASCEVFGLLKRPDEKWVTERAYDNPKFVEDLVRDIALRLMHEPRIAEWKVSSENFESIHNHSAYAELFGVNA
- a CDS encoding glutathione peroxidase; the encoded protein is MISRIKRLFGIAGLLSLGVVPPALAGECPALLNHSFANLLDGKPMPLCQYQGKVILVVNTASYCGFTSQYDGLEKLYARLKDKGLVVLGFPSNDFGDQEPGNSKEIADFCRLTYGVQFPMVAKSTVKGKEANPFYLQLAQITDSRPRWNFHKYLINRDATQVVAFGSMTRPDSKALLAKIDEFLK
- a CDS encoding MerR family transcriptional regulator, whose product is MNTINFSIAAVERDTGLSKDVLRMWERRYGFPNPGRDANGERLYPAAQVERLSAIKRLMDQGHRPGKLMLASTEELALLAPKAGKSSLKKAGGGADELEDLLTLIKQHDASGYQQAMQQRLARQGFQLFVQDTIAPLTTAVGQAWEEGRFEVFEEHLFTELTKRLLRQAISTLPGGKRSPRILLTSVADEQHVLGLLMAEGLFSLEGAECIPLGTQMPLLEICRAAIAHRADVVALSFSIAFPQRQIPGLLQQLRQILPETTALWVGGGGVSKLGKMEGVRVLTTLDAAMNAVTDWRADKSL